A single region of the Plantactinospora soyae genome encodes:
- the aceB gene encoding malate synthase A, producing MSLPEGVQVSGPMGDRYDEVLTPEALEFLAALHRSFDGRRRELLARRTEREAELAAGGSLDFLPETAAVRDGDWRVADPAPGLVDRRVEITGPTDAKMTINALNSGAKVWLADHEDANTPLWRNVVEGQLNLRDAIAGKLEFHSPDGRQYRLHDGELATIVVRPRGWHLTEKHILVDGERSSGSLVDFGLYFFHCARPQLAAGAGPYFYLPKLESHLEARLWNDVFGFAQDWLDIPRGTIRATVLIETFPAAFEMDEILYELREHSAGLNAGRWDYMFSVTKKFRTRGTDFMLPDRNAVTMTAPFMRAYTELLVRTCHRRGAHAIGGMAAFIPSRRDPAVNETALAKVRDDKTREAGDGFDGSWVAHPDLVPICREVFDGVLGDRPNQLDRTRPEVQVSAAQLLDVAGTPGRPTEAGLRNDVSVGIQYLESWLRGSGAVAVFNLMEDAATAEISRSQVWQWLHNDITLDTGVPVTRELVERIADEEIGKLGDDPGRYAEARGLFMEVAVADDFVDFLTLPAYERMP from the coding sequence ATGAGTCTGCCGGAAGGGGTCCAGGTCAGCGGGCCGATGGGCGACCGTTACGACGAGGTGCTCACTCCGGAGGCGTTGGAGTTCCTCGCCGCGCTGCATCGGTCGTTCGACGGTCGCCGCCGCGAGCTGCTGGCTCGGCGTACCGAGCGGGAGGCGGAGCTGGCGGCCGGTGGCAGCCTGGACTTCCTGCCCGAGACGGCGGCGGTCCGGGACGGGGACTGGCGGGTTGCCGATCCGGCGCCCGGGCTGGTCGACCGGCGGGTCGAGATCACCGGCCCGACCGACGCGAAGATGACCATCAACGCACTCAACTCCGGTGCGAAGGTCTGGCTCGCCGACCACGAGGACGCCAACACCCCGCTCTGGCGCAACGTCGTCGAAGGCCAGCTCAACCTCCGGGACGCGATCGCCGGCAAGCTGGAGTTCCACTCGCCGGACGGCCGGCAGTACCGGCTGCATGACGGCGAGCTGGCGACGATCGTGGTCCGGCCGCGCGGCTGGCATCTGACCGAGAAGCACATCCTGGTCGACGGCGAACGCAGCTCCGGCAGCCTGGTCGACTTCGGGCTCTACTTCTTCCACTGTGCCCGGCCGCAGTTGGCGGCCGGCGCGGGCCCGTACTTCTACCTGCCGAAGCTGGAGAGCCACCTGGAGGCGCGGCTCTGGAACGACGTCTTCGGCTTCGCCCAGGACTGGCTGGACATTCCGCGCGGCACGATCCGGGCCACCGTGCTGATCGAGACCTTTCCGGCCGCCTTCGAGATGGACGAGATCCTCTACGAGCTGCGCGAGCACTCCGCCGGGCTGAACGCCGGCCGCTGGGACTACATGTTCAGCGTGACCAAGAAGTTCCGGACCCGGGGTACGGACTTCATGCTGCCCGACCGCAACGCGGTGACGATGACCGCGCCGTTCATGCGGGCGTACACCGAGTTGCTGGTCCGGACCTGTCACCGGCGCGGGGCGCACGCGATCGGCGGAATGGCGGCGTTCATTCCCAGCCGGCGCGACCCGGCGGTGAACGAGACCGCGCTGGCCAAGGTCCGGGACGACAAGACCCGGGAGGCGGGCGACGGCTTCGACGGCTCCTGGGTCGCGCATCCGGACCTGGTGCCGATCTGCCGGGAGGTCTTCGACGGTGTGCTCGGCGACCGGCCGAACCAGCTCGACCGGACCCGCCCGGAGGTGCAGGTCAGTGCGGCCCAGTTGCTCGACGTCGCCGGTACCCCCGGTCGGCCCACCGAGGCCGGCCTGCGCAACGACGTCAGCGTCGGCATCCAGTACCTGGAGAGCTGGTTGCGTGGATCGGGCGCGGTCGCGGTGTTCAACCTGATGGAGGACGCCGCCACCGCCGAGATCTCCCGGTCCCAGGTCTGGCAGTGGCTGCACAACGACATCACCCTCGACACCGGTGTGCCGGTCACCCGGGAACTGGTCGAGCGGATCGCCGACGAGGAGATCGGCAAGCTCGGCGACGACCCCGGCCGGTACGCCGAGGCCCGCGGCCTGTTCATGGAGGTCGCCGTGGCGGACGACTTCGTCGACTTCCTCACCCTGCCCGCCTACGAACGGATGCCCTGA
- a CDS encoding cupin domain-containing protein yields the protein MEHYTIATVAEQSPDFRRVLWTGKHTQLVIMTIPPGGEIGEEVHEDTDQILTFVSGTGEAQVSGQKRQVAQGDLVVVPAGRKHNFVNTGPNPLVLYTVYGPAEHADQAVHQTKEEADAMEEAGKDEPPTG from the coding sequence ATGGAGCACTACACGATCGCCACCGTTGCCGAGCAGAGCCCGGACTTCCGCCGGGTGCTGTGGACGGGCAAGCACACCCAGTTGGTCATCATGACGATCCCGCCCGGCGGCGAGATCGGCGAGGAAGTCCACGAGGACACCGATCAGATCCTCACCTTCGTCAGCGGCACCGGGGAGGCGCAGGTCTCCGGCCAGAAACGCCAGGTGGCCCAGGGCGACCTGGTGGTCGTGCCGGCCGGTCGGAAGCACAACTTCGTCAACACCGGTCCCAACCCGCTGGTGCTCTACACCGTCTACGGGCCGGCAGAGCACGCCGACCAGGCGGTACACCAGACGAAGGAGGAGGCCGACGCGATGGAGGAGGCCGGCAAGGACGAGCCGCCGACGGGCTGA
- a CDS encoding cellulose binding domain-containing protein: MPRPKLPTRLLAAVLGLVLLPLSAAPAYADPLIPLPPPGQPVVTDITSTGATLTWERPAGPVFRYSMQRLVDGEWQGFVSMPFNSYTLGGLTPNTEYTVAVRAAALADSGYTLSPLSEPVTFTTAPEPSGWNCTISISADRPGTFLVRGTLVWSGPDPVFDWTVRFTIATNLQITHFWNSTVLRSGTRATVTSLGSNGSPTIPPGTPQTFALNGRYTGTFTPPSDFQVGPDRPCTILH, translated from the coding sequence ATGCCTCGTCCCAAGCTGCCCACCCGACTCCTCGCCGCCGTCCTCGGACTCGTGCTGCTGCCCCTGTCGGCAGCCCCCGCGTACGCCGATCCGCTGATTCCGCTGCCGCCGCCCGGCCAACCGGTGGTCACCGACATCACCTCGACCGGCGCCACGCTCACCTGGGAACGCCCCGCCGGCCCCGTCTTCCGCTACAGCATGCAGCGGCTGGTGGACGGCGAGTGGCAGGGCTTCGTCTCCATGCCGTTCAACTCGTACACCCTGGGCGGCCTCACCCCGAACACCGAGTACACCGTCGCGGTGCGGGCCGCCGCGCTCGCCGACTCGGGCTACACCCTGAGTCCGCTCTCGGAGCCCGTCACCTTCACCACCGCGCCCGAGCCGTCCGGCTGGAACTGCACGATCTCGATCAGCGCCGACCGGCCCGGCACCTTCCTGGTGCGGGGCACCCTGGTCTGGTCCGGTCCGGATCCGGTCTTCGACTGGACCGTCAGGTTCACCATCGCGACGAATCTCCAGATCACCCATTTCTGGAACTCGACGGTCCTCCGCAGCGGCACCCGGGCGACGGTCACGTCGCTGGGATCGAACGGTTCCCCTACGATCCCGCCCGGCACCCCGCAGACCTTCGCGCTCAACGGCCGCTACACCGGCACCTTCACCCCACCGAGCGACTTCCAGGTCGGCCCCGACCGACCCTGCACCATCCTCCACTGA
- a CDS encoding NAD-dependent protein deacetylase, whose amino-acid sequence MNTRTAEHYGPLADLLAGGDVVVLSGAGLSTESGIPDYRGPSGALRRHTPMTYQTFVSDAVARRRYWARSHLGWRTVTGATPNAGHRAVAELDRLGLLAGVLTQNVDGLHQAGGARSVVELHGSLARVTCLGCGGSTDREMLDHRLRAANPRFTARYDTVNPDGDVELPDEAVADFRTVDCQACPGGMLKPDVVFFGESVPADRVQTCFDLVERARLLLVLGSSLTVMSGRRFVVRAARLDIPVVIINQGPTRGDDYASLTVDAPLGVVLPELVRLVAPARSSDPSGHHPPAHGHRSTRSSPPAGGHRSGQPTAA is encoded by the coding sequence GTGAACACGCGAACAGCCGAGCACTACGGACCGCTGGCGGACCTTCTGGCCGGTGGCGACGTCGTGGTGCTCAGCGGGGCCGGCCTGTCGACGGAGTCGGGGATCCCCGACTACCGGGGACCGAGCGGCGCGCTCCGCCGACACACGCCGATGACGTACCAGACGTTCGTGTCAGACGCGGTCGCCCGCCGCCGCTACTGGGCCCGCAGCCACCTCGGCTGGCGCACCGTGACCGGGGCCACGCCGAACGCGGGCCACCGGGCGGTCGCCGAACTCGACCGGCTGGGACTGCTGGCCGGCGTACTGACCCAGAACGTGGACGGGCTGCACCAGGCCGGCGGCGCCCGGTCGGTCGTCGAACTCCACGGCAGCCTGGCCAGGGTGACCTGCCTGGGCTGCGGCGGATCCACCGACCGGGAGATGCTGGACCACCGCCTGCGGGCCGCCAACCCCCGGTTCACCGCCCGGTACGACACGGTCAACCCGGACGGCGACGTCGAACTGCCCGACGAGGCGGTCGCGGACTTCCGGACCGTGGACTGTCAGGCGTGTCCGGGCGGGATGCTGAAACCGGACGTCGTCTTCTTCGGCGAATCCGTTCCGGCCGACCGGGTCCAGACCTGCTTCGACCTGGTCGAGCGGGCCCGGCTGCTGCTGGTTCTCGGCTCGTCCCTGACCGTGATGTCCGGCCGGCGGTTCGTGGTCCGGGCGGCGAGACTGGACATCCCCGTAGTGATCATCAATCAGGGGCCGACCCGGGGCGACGACTACGCCTCGCTGACCGTCGACGCACCACTCGGCGTGGTGCTACCCGAACTGGTCCGGCTCGTCGCCCCGGCCCGGTCCTCCGATCCGTCGGGCCACCACCCACCGGCCCACGGCCACCGGTCGACCCGCAGCAGCCCGCCGGCCGGCGGCCACCGGTCGGGTCAACCGACGGCCGCGTAG
- a CDS encoding phospholipase D-like domain-containing protein, translating to MAARSALVFIVALGTLGSPTLAAGPASAAEPDPTLNDAVFNQPTGSAAEQNTIFIQLARIIDRVPAGGEIQMSWFGFGVTDVTDSATTPDLPARLLNAYQRGVRVKIILDHEQVTQRPYQRLLPVLGANDTAGSYVVHCADKFPSQDRGCIGTRTIDYTDSSVTAYNHNKFLTASSIVLNNGSTVSNVVFQGSANLGWWDANEAYNNAVTFSDATTYQAYRTYFADLRSHRYSSAGDNNYYWGTPTGTTYRAYFFPRRERSGTTIHDAASDTIVSVLDSVRSCSYDDAGTTRQTDVRVNMFSFNRPEIAKKLTALRNAGCWVDVVYSEANAGVLNALGSNVQVTKCNFNVAPGRDIRTHSKYMLIDGAYDDDIVPRVFTGSHNYNMSALRQADEAMLRIMGRGIHDDYLSNFWHVRDTCRANGGAIR from the coding sequence TTGGCGGCTCGCTCGGCACTCGTCTTCATCGTCGCCCTCGGCACGCTCGGCTCGCCGACCCTGGCCGCCGGCCCGGCGAGCGCGGCGGAGCCGGATCCGACCCTCAACGACGCGGTCTTCAACCAGCCCACCGGCTCGGCCGCCGAACAAAACACGATCTTCATCCAGCTCGCCCGGATCATCGACCGGGTACCAGCCGGTGGCGAGATCCAGATGTCCTGGTTCGGGTTCGGCGTCACCGACGTCACCGACTCGGCCACCACTCCCGATCTCCCCGCCCGACTGCTGAACGCGTACCAGCGGGGGGTACGCGTCAAGATCATTCTCGACCACGAGCAGGTGACCCAGCGGCCGTACCAGCGGCTGTTGCCGGTGCTCGGCGCGAACGACACCGCCGGGTCGTACGTCGTGCACTGCGCCGACAAGTTTCCCAGCCAGGATCGCGGCTGCATCGGTACCCGGACCATCGACTACACCGACTCCTCGGTCACCGCGTACAACCACAACAAGTTCCTGACCGCGTCGAGCATCGTGCTCAACAACGGGTCGACGGTGTCGAATGTGGTCTTTCAGGGGTCGGCGAACCTGGGCTGGTGGGACGCGAACGAGGCGTACAACAACGCGGTGACGTTCAGCGACGCCACCACGTACCAGGCCTACCGGACGTACTTCGCGGACCTGCGCTCCCACCGCTACAGCTCGGCGGGCGACAACAACTACTACTGGGGGACCCCGACCGGCACGACGTACCGGGCGTACTTCTTCCCCCGGCGGGAGCGCTCCGGTACGACGATCCACGACGCCGCCAGCGACACCATCGTCAGCGTGCTGGACTCGGTGCGGTCCTGCTCGTACGACGACGCCGGCACCACCCGGCAGACCGACGTACGGGTCAACATGTTCTCGTTCAACCGGCCGGAGATCGCGAAGAAGCTCACCGCGCTCCGCAACGCCGGCTGCTGGGTCGACGTCGTCTACAGCGAGGCCAACGCCGGTGTACTCAACGCGCTGGGCAGCAACGTCCAGGTGACCAAGTGCAACTTCAACGTCGCTCCGGGTAGGGACATCCGGACCCACTCGAAGTACATGCTGATCGACGGCGCGTACGACGACGACATCGTGCCCCGGGTCTTCACCGGCAGCCACAACTACAACATGTCGGCGCTGCGGCAAGCCGACGAGGCAATGTTGCGGATCATGGGCCGGGGCATCCACGACGACTACCTGAGCAACTTCTGGCACGTCCGGGACACCTGCCGGGCCAACGGCGGCGCGATCCGCTGA
- a CDS encoding HesB/IscA family protein has product MLTMTENAVLVIRDLTTQQEVPDGAGLRIASDLSAGSLNLSLAESPAQGDQVVDSDGARVFLDPQAAQILDDKALDAAVDAQGAVQFGFAEQGPDA; this is encoded by the coding sequence ATGCTCACGATGACCGAGAACGCCGTACTCGTGATCCGGGATCTGACCACGCAGCAGGAGGTGCCGGACGGTGCGGGACTGCGCATCGCCAGTGACCTTTCGGCCGGGTCGCTGAACCTGTCGCTGGCCGAGAGCCCGGCCCAGGGCGATCAGGTGGTGGACAGCGACGGGGCCAGGGTCTTCCTGGACCCGCAGGCCGCCCAGATCCTCGACGACAAGGCTCTCGACGCCGCGGTCGACGCGCAGGGCGCGGTGCAGTTCGGGTTCGCGGAGCAGGGTCCCGACGCCTGA
- a CDS encoding DMT family transporter — protein MSSTRASLVAVRRQSDVGLIFLIVSGTLWGTGGLTGSLLSRSTELSPIAIGAYRLVVGGGLIVALLAVTGRRVPRGRAAWTRIAVVGVLAAVYQACYFGAVSLTSVSLATLITIGAAPVLVLAAEALTGRRRVDRRTAGTSALALAGLGLLVGVPAGGVGTAAVLASAALALVSAAGFAAITLIGASPVPQLGELAGTGFAFTMGGLLLAPLAIGTAGLGFAPEPGAIALLVALGTGPTAVAYLLYFRGLRTVRPGTAALLALLEPLVGALLAALVLGERLGPVGVLGAMLLAAAVVLAAREPAVSG, from the coding sequence ATGTCCAGCACCCGAGCATCGCTCGTCGCCGTACGCCGGCAATCTGACGTCGGCCTGATATTTCTGATCGTCTCTGGCACGTTGTGGGGCACCGGTGGACTGACCGGCAGTCTGCTGAGCCGGAGCACCGAACTCTCTCCGATCGCCATCGGCGCCTACCGGCTCGTCGTCGGCGGTGGGCTGATCGTGGCCCTTCTCGCCGTCACCGGGCGGCGGGTGCCACGCGGTCGGGCCGCCTGGACCCGGATCGCCGTGGTGGGCGTACTGGCCGCCGTCTACCAGGCGTGTTACTTCGGCGCGGTGTCGCTGACCTCGGTCAGCCTGGCCACGCTGATCACCATCGGGGCCGCGCCGGTGCTGGTACTGGCCGCGGAGGCGCTGACCGGCCGGCGTCGGGTCGACCGGCGGACGGCGGGAACGAGCGCTCTGGCGCTGGCCGGACTCGGTCTGCTGGTCGGGGTACCGGCCGGTGGGGTCGGAACGGCTGCGGTGCTGGCCAGTGCCGCCCTGGCCCTGGTCTCGGCGGCCGGGTTCGCCGCGATCACCCTGATCGGGGCCAGTCCGGTGCCGCAGCTCGGTGAACTGGCCGGCACCGGCTTCGCCTTCACCATGGGCGGGCTGCTGCTCGCACCACTGGCCATCGGGACGGCGGGACTCGGCTTCGCCCCGGAACCGGGCGCCATCGCGCTGCTGGTCGCCCTGGGCACCGGTCCGACGGCGGTCGCCTACCTGCTCTACTTCCGGGGCCTGCGTACGGTCCGGCCGGGCACCGCCGCGCTGCTGGCGCTGCTGGAACCACTCGTCGGCGCACTGCTCGCCGCCCTGGTGCTCGGCGAGCGGCTAGGCCCGGTCGGCGTACTCGGTGCGATGCTGCTGGCGGCGGCGGTGGTACTGGCAGCGCGGGAGCCCGCCGTGTCCGGCTAG
- a CDS encoding NAD(P)-binding domain-containing protein, with the protein MTDETAGVGTERRPGVVAREVSGRDVDVMVIGAGQAGLSAGYFLQRAGFAPETGYLLLDAGGGPGGAWRDRWPTLRLGGVHGIHDLPGLALGEPDPDRPAAEVVADYFGAYERKFDLPVRRPVNVIEVRDRADGRLTVRTDAGEWTARALINATGTWRHPFWPYYPGQWSFAGRQLHTADYRGPAEFAGRRVVVVGGGTSAVQLLDEIAEVAEATRWVTRRPPVFNDGDFTEERGRAAVARVDETVRAGRPPSSVVGVTGLVWTPQTRRMEAAGLLNRLPMFARITPGGVVWPDGSSFDADVIFWCTGFRAVLDHLAPLKLRAPGGGILMDGTRVVTDDRVHLIGYGPSASTIGANRAGRDAVREIRRLLDAAPATLG; encoded by the coding sequence GTGACCGACGAGACGGCCGGAGTCGGGACGGAACGGCGGCCGGGCGTGGTTGCCCGGGAGGTGAGCGGACGGGACGTCGACGTAATGGTGATCGGTGCCGGTCAGGCCGGGCTCTCGGCCGGCTACTTCCTCCAGCGGGCCGGTTTCGCGCCGGAGACGGGCTATCTGCTGCTGGACGCCGGCGGCGGGCCGGGTGGGGCCTGGCGGGACCGCTGGCCGACGCTGCGGCTGGGCGGCGTCCACGGCATCCACGACCTGCCCGGCCTGGCCCTCGGCGAGCCCGACCCGGACCGTCCGGCCGCCGAGGTGGTCGCCGACTACTTCGGGGCGTACGAGCGGAAGTTCGACCTTCCGGTGCGCCGCCCGGTGAACGTGATCGAGGTGCGGGACCGGGCCGACGGCCGGCTGACCGTACGCACCGATGCCGGCGAGTGGACCGCGCGGGCCCTGATCAACGCGACCGGAACGTGGCGGCACCCGTTCTGGCCGTACTACCCGGGGCAGTGGTCGTTCGCGGGGCGGCAACTGCACACCGCCGACTACCGGGGCCCGGCGGAGTTCGCCGGCCGGCGGGTGGTGGTGGTCGGCGGTGGCACCTCCGCCGTGCAACTGCTGGACGAGATCGCCGAGGTGGCCGAGGCGACCCGGTGGGTCACCCGGCGTCCGCCGGTCTTCAACGACGGTGACTTCACCGAGGAACGCGGTCGGGCCGCGGTGGCCCGGGTCGACGAGACCGTACGCGCCGGTCGTCCTCCGTCGAGCGTCGTCGGCGTGACGGGTCTGGTGTGGACTCCGCAGACCCGCCGGATGGAGGCCGCCGGGCTGCTGAACCGGCTGCCGATGTTCGCCCGGATCACACCGGGGGGCGTCGTCTGGCCGGACGGCAGCAGCTTCGACGCCGACGTGATCTTCTGGTGCACCGGCTTCCGCGCCGTGCTGGACCACCTCGCGCCGCTGAAGCTGCGGGCGCCCGGTGGCGGGATCCTGATGGACGGCACCCGGGTGGTCACCGACGACCGGGTACACCTGATCGGGTACGGGCCCTCGGCCAGCACGATCGGCGCGAACCGGGCCGGCCGGGACGCCGTACGGGAAATCCGGCGACTGCTCGACGCCGCGCCGGCGACACTCGGCTGA
- a CDS encoding FAD-linked oxidase C-terminal domain-containing protein, with the protein MSEVEIGRLAGVLRAALAAEQVIDDRARLRTYECDGLAQYRVVPALVVLPHTAQECALVVRACVAENVPFVARGSGTGLSGGALPHADGVLIVTSRLRAITELAPDDERAVVEPGVINLAVTRAAAPHGYYYAPDPSSQQICSIGGNVAENSGGAHCLKYGFTTNHVLGLQVVTPDGDLVRLGGWAPDSPGYDLVGAFVGSEGTLGIATEVTVRLVRAPESVRTLLAAFPGTDAAGAATSAIIAAGVVPAAVEMMDALAIEAAEAAVHCGYPDGAGAVLIVELDGPTAEVDAQFAEVERLCRDNAAFEIRIAADDAERALFWKGRKSAFAAVGRISPDYIVQDGVIPRTALPEVLRRIGELAAERGVRVANVFHAGDGNLHPLVLFDDAIEGQAERAEELSGAILDLCVAYGGSITGEHGVGMDKAKYLPRMYTDDDLDTMQLLRCAFDPRALANPGKIFPTPRLCGEVPGRHKGAHPLQEAGLAEVF; encoded by the coding sequence GTGTCCGAAGTCGAGATCGGAAGACTGGCCGGCGTGCTGCGCGCCGCGCTCGCCGCGGAGCAGGTGATCGACGACCGGGCCCGGCTCCGCACCTACGAGTGCGACGGACTGGCCCAGTACCGGGTCGTACCGGCCCTGGTGGTGCTGCCCCACACCGCGCAGGAGTGCGCGCTGGTCGTCCGGGCCTGCGTCGCCGAGAACGTGCCGTTCGTGGCCCGGGGCTCCGGCACCGGGCTCTCCGGCGGCGCGCTGCCGCACGCCGACGGCGTCCTGATCGTCACCTCGCGGCTGCGCGCCATCACGGAACTCGCCCCGGACGACGAGCGGGCCGTGGTCGAGCCCGGGGTGATCAACCTGGCGGTGACCCGGGCCGCCGCCCCGCACGGCTACTACTACGCGCCGGACCCGTCGAGCCAGCAGATCTGCTCGATCGGCGGCAACGTGGCGGAGAACTCCGGCGGGGCCCACTGCCTCAAGTACGGCTTCACCACCAACCACGTCCTCGGGCTCCAGGTGGTCACCCCGGACGGCGACCTGGTCCGGCTCGGTGGTTGGGCGCCGGACAGTCCCGGGTACGACCTGGTCGGCGCCTTCGTCGGCTCGGAGGGCACCCTCGGGATCGCCACCGAGGTCACCGTACGGCTGGTCCGGGCGCCGGAGTCGGTGCGTACGCTGCTCGCCGCCTTCCCCGGCACGGACGCGGCCGGCGCGGCGACCTCGGCGATCATCGCCGCCGGGGTGGTGCCGGCGGCGGTGGAGATGATGGACGCGCTCGCCATCGAGGCGGCCGAGGCGGCGGTGCACTGCGGCTACCCGGACGGCGCCGGTGCGGTGCTGATCGTCGAACTGGACGGCCCGACCGCCGAGGTCGACGCCCAGTTCGCCGAGGTGGAGCGGCTCTGCCGGGACAACGCCGCGTTCGAGATCCGGATCGCGGCCGACGACGCCGAGCGGGCCCTGTTCTGGAAGGGCCGCAAGTCGGCGTTCGCGGCGGTGGGCCGGATCAGCCCGGACTACATCGTCCAGGACGGGGTGATCCCCCGGACCGCGCTGCCCGAGGTGCTGCGGCGGATCGGTGAGCTCGCCGCCGAGCGCGGCGTCCGGGTGGCGAACGTGTTCCACGCCGGGGACGGCAACCTGCACCCGCTGGTCCTCTTCGACGACGCGATCGAGGGACAGGCGGAGCGGGCCGAGGAACTCTCCGGCGCGATCCTCGACCTCTGCGTCGCGTACGGCGGCTCGATCACCGGGGAACACGGCGTCGGGATGGACAAGGCGAAGTACCTGCCCCGGATGTACACCGACGACGACCTGGACACCATGCAACTGCTCCGGTGCGCCTTCGACCCGCGGGCGTTGGCCAACCCCGGAAAGATCTTCCCCACTCCCCGGCTCTGCGGCGAGGTGCCCGGCCGGCACAAGGGTGCCCATCCGCTCCAGGAGGCCGGTCTCGCGGAGGTGTTCTGA